From a single Vitis vinifera cultivar Pinot Noir 40024 chromosome 18, ASM3070453v1 genomic region:
- the LOC100249347 gene encoding UDP-glycosyltransferase 88F5, with amino-acid sequence MDDAIVLYPAPLIGHVVSMIELGKLILRRYSHRFSITILLSTGPFDTPATTSYIDHISQTNPSISFHRFPYLSVDTSSSTRSIVAVFFEFFRLSASNVLHSLQQLSKTSTVQAFIIDYFCASALPVARDLGIPTFHFLTGSAAAVAAFLYFPTIHKQYETSNKSFKDMPTTFIHFPGLPPLQATRMLQPWLNRGDPAYYDMLHFSELLPKSDGLLINTIDDLEPIAVKTIREGTCVPNGPTPPVYCIGPLIADTGEDESNSAGSIARHGCLSWLDTQPSQSVVFLCFGSNGAFSPAQVKEIANGLERSGKRFLWVVKNPPSNDKSNQIAVTADVDLDALMPEGFLERTKDRGMVVKSWAPQVAVLNHPSVGGFVTHCGWNSVLEAVVAGVPMVAWPLYAEQHLNKAVLVEDMKMAIGVEQRDADMFVSGAEVERRVRELMECEEGRELRERSRKMREMALAAWKEGGSSTTALAKLADIWSQD; translated from the coding sequence ATGGATGATGCAATAGTCCTGTATCCAGCTCCACTCATCGGCCATGTGGTGTCCATGATAGAGCTAGGCAAGCTCATCCTTCGCCgttactcccacagattctCCATCACCATTCTCCTCTCCACTGGCCCTTTTGACACCCCGGCCACCACCTCTTACATTGACCACATCTCCCAAACCAATCCTTCTATCTCTTTCCACCGCTTCCCCTATCTCTCGGTCGACACCTCTTCTTCCACTCGCAGTATCGTCGCTGTCTTCTTTGAGTTCTTCCGTCTCAGTGCCTCTAATGTCCTCCATTCTCTCCAGCAACTCTCCAAAACTTCCACCGTTCAGGCATTCATCATCGACTACTTTTGCGCTTCAGCTCTTCCTGTTGCTCGTGACCTTGGAATTCCCACTTTCCACTTCCTCACCGGCAGTGCTGCTGCTGTTGCGGCTTTCCTCTACTTTCCGACAATTCACAAACAGTATGAGACCAGCAATAAGAGCTTCAAGGACATGCCCACTACCTTTATACACTTTCCTGGGTTGCCTCCGCTACAAGCCACTCGAATGCTTCAACCATGGCTCAACCGAGGCGACCCCGCCTATTATGATATGCTACACTTCTCAGAGCTTTTGCCAAAATCCGATGGACTTTTGATAAATACAATAGATGACCTGGAGCCAATAGCCGTTAAGACAATCAGGGAGGGGACATGTGTTCCCAATGGGCCAACTCCTCCAGTTTACTGCATCGGCCCTTTGATTGCTGATACTGGTGAAGATGAAAGCAATAGTGCTGGTAGTATAGCTCGCCATGGTTGCTTGTCCTGGCTTGACACACAGCCAAGTCAGAGTGTTGTCTTCTTGTGCTTCGGGAGCAACGGAGCGTTCTCGCCCGCTCAGGTGAAGGAGATAGCTAATGGACTGGAAAGAAGTGGCAAGAGATTCTTGTGGGTGGTGAAGAACCCACCATCCAACGACAAAAGCAATCAGATTGCAGTGACGGCCGATGTTGATTTGGATGCTCTAATGCCAGAGGGGTTCCTGGAAAGAACCAAGGATAGGGGAATGGTGGTGAAGTCATGGGCGCCGCAGGTGGCGGTGCTGAATCACCCATCGGTGGGTGGATTTGTAACCCATTGCGGGTGGAACTCGGTGTTGGAGGCAGTGGTCGCAGGAGTGCCAATGGTGGCATGGCCTCTATATGCTGAGCAGCATCTGAATAAGGCTGTTCTTGTGGAGGATATGAAGATGGCTATTGGAGTGGAGCAGAGGGATGCGGATATGTTTGTGAGTGGAGCTGAGGTGGAGAGGAGAGTGAGAGAGTTGATGGAGTGTGAAGAGGGGAGGGAGCTGAGAGAAAGAAGCAGGAAGATGAGAGAGATGGCTTTGGCAGCTTGGAAAGAGGGGGGTTCATCCACCACTGCCCTTGCCAAATTGGCTGATATCTGGAGTCAAGATTGA